TTTGATGGAATCGGAAAGAGAAAGATCATGGGTATTCTTTCCGTCGATTTCTATGATTCTATCCTGAGGGAGAATTCCCGCTTTCATCGCGGGCGTGTCTTCAATCGGAGAAATAACTACGATGGCTCCGTCCGCAAAAGAAACTTCCATCCCCAGCCCGCCGAAACTCCCCCGGGTTTCTTCTTGGAGTTGGGAAAAATCGTCCTTATCCATAAAACGGGAGTGAGGATCTCCCAGAGAAGAGATAAGTCCTCGGATCGCTCCTTGGTAGAGTTTTTCCTCATCCACGGATTCCACATAATCGGAATGAATAGTTGACAATACCTCATGAAAAATTTGAAGATAAGATTCTCCGGCCTTGGAAATCCCCTTTACGGTTCCAATGGGAAAAATAAGCGCGAAGCCGAGAAAGGAAACAATTCCGATCCAGACCATTCTTTCTTTATTTTTCATATTCTTTGATCAATGCCTCATACAAAACGGGGCTTTTCAGTTTCAAACTTTTCAACACACTATCCGGATCGAATCGGTACACAGAACAAGCTTCCAAAAAAAACGCGAGATCGTTAGGCGCAGATTTTTCGGAAGATGATTTGAGATTCGCATTGATTCGTGCGATACTGACTCTTTCCAGAACTCTCTTCAAATCACCTTCGGTGATTTCTTTTTTGAGAGGACTACATTGAACAATAAAAAGAAGGACGATAAAGAGGAAAAAATTTCGCGAAAACACTCTGTCCGAAGTCTCAGTCGAGTTTCTTCCTCTGTCAATCAGTAAATTCGATACAAACCGACCAGCTTTCCGATCACAATCGCTTTCTTAGTCTTGATCGGTTTGTATTTCGGATTTCTCGCCTCAAGACGAATCTGATCCTGCTCTTTGTAATATACTTTCAAAGTCGCCTCGTCTTCGATCATAGCGACTACAATTTCTCCATTTCGAGCAATGTCTCTTTTTTCAATGATCGCGATGTCCCCATTGTCGATTCCGACTTCAATCATGGAATCTCCCTGAACTCGCAGAGCATACATAGGAACATTTCCCTTTGCCATCTCGTCCGGAACCGGGATGTATGATTCTATGTTCTCGTCCGCGAAAATCGGAAGACCAGCCGCAACCCTTCCAATTACCGGAATACTCGTAGCCTGAACCGGAATCGATTCCATGGGGCTCTGGCGAATCAGTTCTATGGCCCTGGATTGGTTCTTAGCGGTTTTGAGATACCCTTTCTTTTCAATCGCTTTGAGATGATCATAAGCGCCCTTCGCTGTGATTCCGAACTCGTCCCCGATCTCTCGAATCGTAGGAGGAAAACCGCGTTCCTTAATGATTGTGGTGATGAACGTAAGGACAGCCTGTTGCTTGTCTGTCAAGTCTTTCATACTAAACAACTTAGTAGTGAATAAATGCTAAGTCAACACAAAAATAGTAAAATCGAAACGTAGTCAAAAGATAACGTATTTACAAATTCGGTCTGGAACGTGTCAACGTTTGGACCATTGGAAATTTATCTTTACTGCAATATTGCGAAATTCCAAGTGGAATAATGATTTCAGGTTTGAAAGGAACTCTTAAAAAATTAGAAGTCGGATTTGCGCACATTGAGACCGGCGGAATCACCTACGAAGTAACGATCTCTTTCAAAACCTATCTGGAACTCAAAAATCTTCCGTCCCACAACGAAATTCAATTTCAAATCTTTCACGCAATAAGCGAAAGAGGTCAGAAACTTTTCGGATTTTTAACCGAACAAGACAAGGAATTTTTCAAGGTCATCAAAGGACTTCAAGGAATTGGAGAACTGACAGCCCTCAAAATTCTTTCTTTTTTTTCAGCGGAAGAGCTTTATAGAATCGCTCAATCCGGAGAAGCCAAAGAACTCGAAAAAATTCCGAAGGTAAAAGGGAAAACTTCGGAAAAAATTTTTTTTGAAGTAAAACAAAATCTTAAGAAGCTGGAACTCTTTTTATCAGGTACTTCGAAAGAACCCTCGATTGCTCTTTCTTCTATTTCGCAAACACCGCAAGAAGCAGCCATTTCCAGACAGAGAGAAATCTCGATCTTGGGTTTGGTCCAACTAGGTTTCGAAGAAAAAACCGCCAGCAAAGAAGTGGATAAAGTTCTCAAAAGCTCTTCGCCAACCGACCCAGGAGAAATCATCCGTGAAATTTTAAAAAGTTTGTGAAGAGTTCCACATCTTTTTAAGAAAAGCGCTACGCCTTGAATCTTATTATTACTCATCTACATAATAGAGTGTCTAACATTCTTCATCAAACGCGGGATTTATGTTCAAATGAATGGTATTCTTTTTTGTAGGGACCGGTAAAAGATTCATAGGCTCTGTCCGAATCCGAAAAAACATTTGAAACCACCTCTCCAACCTTAAAACTTGGAGCCAGAATGAACGACGAACAGATCGATACAATTATCGGAGACGATATCCATTTCCGGGGAAAACTAAGATTCAGCAATTCCCTGAAAATCAAGGGTAACTTCAAGGGAACCATCGAAACTACGGGAAAACTCGTGGTGGGAGACACAGGAGAAGTAGAAGCGGACATCCAAACCGGAATGTTGGAAGTGGAAGGAAATCTGAAAGGAAACGTTTCCGCAAACGAAAAGGTAGCGATTCGAAAAACCGGTAAAGTAATCGGCGACATCCGCACGCCCGATTTAGAGATCGAATCCGGGGCGAAATTCAGCGGAAACAGCGCTATGTAAGCAATGCCCAAACTTTCCCCTTTTTCACACGGCCCGGGCTTACAGGAATTACATCCTTCCGGGTTCCGTCAATACTTGAGTCCTCTTCAGCATCGATTTTACGAAACCCATTTACGGGAAAAATCCCACCCGGAACATCTTCTTTATCACGGACTCAGAGAACTCCCCTCCCCGTTTTTGTTGCCGGATCTGGAACCGGCCTTGGAATTACTGAAAGAATTCGTTCGCGCGGAAAAAAAAATTCTTCTTTTCGGCGACAGAGACTGCGACGGAGTTTCTTCCACAAGTCTGCTCGGAGGATTTTTAAAAAAGATCCATCGGGGAGAATTGATCTTAAAAACTTCGAACGAGGAAGACTACGGACTCTGCCCCGCCGCTTTGGAGTTCGTAAAAAAAAACAAACCCGATCTTTTGATCACTTTGGATTTCGGAACCACAAATCACGTCCAAATCGACGAGCTCGCCTCTCTGGGAATCAAGGTAATCGTTCTTGATCATCACGAAATTCCAGAACGAATTCCCAATTGTTATCTCGTTTCCCCAAAAAGACAAGACTCCCAGTATCCGAACGAAAAGATCTGCACGTCGGTTCTCGCCCTCAAATTCATACAAGCTTATCTCTATTCCTCCTTGGAAGAATACGAACACGCGACTTGGATCGGAGACGGAAATTCTCTATTTTCAGGATATTTAATATACCGCGGAAAACTTATCTTTCAAGGAGACAGACAGGAAGCGGAATCCAAATTTTCCATTTCGATTCGGGATGAAAATTATACGTTCCAGTCCCCTTACCCGGAAAGGGAATGGTTCTATCAGGAATTTTTAAAATACCCGGCAATTCTAGAACAGTATCTTCAGAACTTCGATTTGGCTTCGGTCGGAACCGTTTCCGACATGATGCCCCTCCACGGTGAAAATAGAATCATCGTAAGAGAAGGTTGTAAAATTCTGTTCAAACTCCACCGCAGGGAAACCAGACATAGAGAAGGGCTCTTTCAACTCCTTCAGCTTATAGAACTCGCCGATAAACACGTGACTTCCAAGGATCTAGGTTGGGTACTCGGACCCATGATCAATTCCGCAGGAAGAATGAACCGCACCGAAGTCGCATTAAATTTATTGCTGGAAGAAGACCCGCAACGCGCTCAGAGCGGCGCCAAAGAACTTCAAAAACTCAACGAGGAAAGAAAGGAAAGAACCAAGAGAAACTTATTCAAAGTGGACGGTTTTTTAAAACGAAAAAAGGAAAGAACCGAAAAACCGGTCCTCTTTTGTTACGAACCCGACTTCGAACCGGGCGTCTCCGGTATCGTAGCCACAAGGCTGG
The nucleotide sequence above comes from Leptospira weilii. Encoded proteins:
- a CDS encoding LA_1448 family UV-C exposure upregulated protein, giving the protein MFSRNFFLFIVLLFIVQCSPLKKEITEGDLKRVLERVSIARINANLKSSSEKSAPNDLAFFLEACSVYRFDPDSVLKSLKLKSPVLYEALIKEYEK
- the lexA gene encoding transcriptional repressor LexA, producing the protein MKDLTDKQQAVLTFITTIIKERGFPPTIREIGDEFGITAKGAYDHLKAIEKKGYLKTAKNQSRAIELIRQSPMESIPVQATSIPVIGRVAAGLPIFADENIESYIPVPDEMAKGNVPMYALRVQGDSMIEVGIDNGDIAIIEKRDIARNGEIVVAMIEDEATLKVYYKEQDQIRLEARNPKYKPIKTKKAIVIGKLVGLYRIY
- the ruvA gene encoding Holliday junction branch migration protein RuvA: MISGLKGTLKKLEVGFAHIETGGITYEVTISFKTYLELKNLPSHNEIQFQIFHAISERGQKLFGFLTEQDKEFFKVIKGLQGIGELTALKILSFFSAEELYRIAQSGEAKELEKIPKVKGKTSEKIFFEVKQNLKKLELFLSGTSKEPSIALSSISQTPQEAAISRQREISILGLVQLGFEEKTASKEVDKVLKSSSPTDPGEIIREILKSL
- a CDS encoding bactofilin family protein; translated protein: MNDEQIDTIIGDDIHFRGKLRFSNSLKIKGNFKGTIETTGKLVVGDTGEVEADIQTGMLEVEGNLKGNVSANEKVAIRKTGKVIGDIRTPDLEIESGAKFSGNSAM
- the recJ gene encoding single-stranded-DNA-specific exonuclease RecJ; the protein is MPKLSPFSHGPGLQELHPSGFRQYLSPLQHRFYETHLREKSHPEHLLYHGLRELPSPFLLPDLEPALELLKEFVRAEKKILLFGDRDCDGVSSTSLLGGFLKKIHRGELILKTSNEEDYGLCPAALEFVKKNKPDLLITLDFGTTNHVQIDELASLGIKVIVLDHHEIPERIPNCYLVSPKRQDSQYPNEKICTSVLALKFIQAYLYSSLEEYEHATWIGDGNSLFSGYLIYRGKLIFQGDRQEAESKFSISIRDENYTFQSPYPEREWFYQEFLKYPAILEQYLQNFDLASVGTVSDMMPLHGENRIIVREGCKILFKLHRRETRHREGLFQLLQLIELADKHVTSKDLGWVLGPMINSAGRMNRTEVALNLLLEEDPQRAQSGAKELQKLNEERKERTKRNLFKVDGFLKRKKERTEKPVLFCYEPDFEPGVSGIVATRLVEEYKKPVLFITPDHGHAKGSIRAYGKENVLNLLKKAESIFLQFGGHKEAGGFSLDLEKIPELAKTIFEHADNWLEEEQKQTILEQTPSLISLRPEELNPKIFQELSIFEPFGHENPVPLYSIKNAKVYHTKPMTDGKHVRFRILGAPESIQCLVWNRGKDFLELLSKSESLDLWGSLEESTFRSKTSLQFVVNYFQESENY